From one Chitinispirillales bacterium genomic stretch:
- the crcB gene encoding fluoride efflux transporter CrcB, which yields MLEKFIIIAIGGGFGSALRFAVSALIANSRFPAATFIVNILGCFIIGLVSAYFNTHSNISQNIKYLFTAGFCGGFTTFSAFSLENMNLIEKGDYLIFFSYVFSSVIFGIVAVFLGYYLIK from the coding sequence ATGTTGGAAAAATTTATTATTATCGCCATTGGAGGCGGATTTGGAAGCGCCTTGCGTTTTGCCGTTTCCGCGCTTATTGCAAACAGTCGTTTCCCTGCGGCTACTTTTATCGTAAATATTTTAGGATGTTTTATAATAGGGCTGGTTTCCGCATATTTCAATACGCACTCAAATATTTCACAGAATATTAAATATTTATTTACCGCCGGTTTTTGCGGAGGATTCACAACGTTTTCCGCTTTCTCATTGGAAAATATGAATTTGATTGAAAAAGGAGATTATTTAATTTTCTTTTCTTATGTTTTTTCAAGCGTAATTTTTGGGATTGTCGCGGTATTTTTAGGGTA